A genome region from Cohaesibacter gelatinilyticus includes the following:
- a CDS encoding fumarylacetoacetate hydrolase family protein: protein MKLLRYGPAGQEKPGLLDANGQVRDLSEHIADLAGDALLPGSIEKLGLINPDSLPLVAGEAQKDLRLGPCVGNVGKFICIGLNYADHAAEAGMDIPSEPVIFNKWTSAIVGPDDDIQVPRNSRKTDWEVELGVIIGQGGSYIEEADALSHIAGFCVVNDVSEREFQIERAGTWDKGKGCDTFGPIGPWLVTPDEVGDFDDLKMWLDVDGKRYQDGSTATMVYKIPHLIAYCSQFMSLQPGDVISTGTPPGVGMGQNPQVYLHGGEVVKLGIEGLGIQTQNVQGG from the coding sequence ATGAAACTTCTTCGCTATGGGCCAGCAGGCCAGGAAAAGCCCGGTCTTCTAGATGCTAACGGGCAGGTGCGTGATCTCTCCGAACATATTGCGGATCTGGCTGGCGATGCTCTTCTTCCCGGCTCGATTGAGAAACTAGGTTTGATCAATCCGGACAGTTTGCCACTGGTCGCGGGCGAAGCGCAGAAAGATCTGCGCCTTGGGCCTTGCGTTGGCAATGTCGGAAAATTTATTTGTATCGGCCTCAATTATGCGGACCATGCAGCTGAAGCAGGTATGGATATTCCGTCAGAGCCTGTGATCTTCAATAAATGGACATCTGCGATTGTTGGTCCTGATGATGATATTCAAGTGCCGCGAAATTCCAGAAAAACTGATTGGGAAGTTGAGCTTGGTGTGATTATTGGCCAGGGGGGCAGTTATATCGAAGAAGCGGACGCGCTGTCTCATATTGCTGGCTTCTGCGTCGTCAATGATGTGTCCGAGCGTGAGTTTCAGATCGAGCGAGCGGGTACTTGGGACAAGGGCAAGGGGTGCGATACCTTCGGTCCAATCGGTCCATGGCTTGTAACCCCTGATGAAGTGGGTGATTTTGATGATCTTAAGATGTGGCTTGATGTGGATGGTAAACGCTATCAGGATGGCTCGACGGCCACCATGGTTTACAAGATCCCGCATCTGATTGCCTATTGCAGCCAGTTCATGAGCTTGCAGCCGGGGGATGTGATCTCCACTGGTACGCCTCCAGGCGTAGGTATGGGCCAGAACCCGCAGGTCTATCTGCATGGTGGTGAAGTGGTGAAACTGGGCATCGAAGGTCTGGGAATCCAGACTCAAAATGTCCAAGGTGGCTAA
- a CDS encoding sugar ABC transporter ATP-binding protein yields the protein MTVLVDMKAIEKRFPGVHALKSVHFNLRAGEVHALMGENGAGKSTLMKILSGIYGKDGGEMLINGKVANPEGPREAQDLGVGIIHQELSLMNDLTAAQNIFIGREPRLSFGRLDEKALNAQAQEIFDSMNLGLDPKAIVGDMTIAKQQMVEIAKALSYRSQILIMDEPTAALNDAEIAELFVIIRRLKTEGVGIIYISHKMDELKQIADRVTVMRDGEYVGTVEAADTPISKIIAMMVGRELESEEVVIPDLSNAETALEVLGLKRGKEIRDVSFSVKKGEILGFAGLMGAGRTEVARAIFGADPLDSGEISVHGNVCKIGSPSDAVAHGIGYLSEDRKHFGLATGMDVRANVVMASLSEFTDKLGRLDQAAMKEVTQDYIRQLDIRTPSDIQEVRLLSGGNQQKVVIAKWLLRDCDILIFDEPTRGIDVGAKSEIYKLLNTLAEQGRAIIVISSELPEVMRLSHRIAVMCEGRLTGILSGGSKTTQEDIMHLATQREAAMQPVGEAP from the coding sequence ATGACCGTTCTTGTCGACATGAAGGCCATCGAAAAGCGCTTTCCTGGTGTTCATGCACTAAAAAGCGTGCATTTCAATCTGCGAGCCGGCGAAGTGCATGCCCTGATGGGCGAGAATGGAGCTGGTAAGTCCACGCTCATGAAGATCCTCTCTGGCATCTACGGAAAAGATGGTGGTGAGATGCTGATCAACGGCAAGGTTGCCAATCCGGAAGGGCCGCGCGAAGCGCAAGATCTGGGAGTTGGCATCATTCATCAGGAACTGAGCCTGATGAATGATCTGACGGCTGCGCAGAATATCTTCATCGGACGTGAGCCGCGTCTTTCCTTCGGGCGACTGGATGAAAAGGCCTTGAATGCGCAGGCGCAGGAAATTTTCGATAGCATGAATCTTGGACTTGACCCCAAGGCGATTGTCGGAGATATGACCATTGCAAAACAGCAGATGGTCGAGATTGCCAAGGCGCTGTCTTATCGCAGTCAGATCCTGATCATGGATGAGCCAACCGCAGCCCTGAATGATGCGGAAATTGCCGAATTGTTTGTCATCATTCGCCGTCTGAAAACCGAAGGTGTCGGCATCATCTATATCAGCCATAAAATGGATGAGCTGAAACAGATCGCTGATCGTGTGACCGTGATGCGTGATGGTGAATATGTCGGCACAGTGGAGGCGGCAGACACCCCCATCAGTAAGATCATTGCCATGATGGTAGGACGCGAGCTGGAAAGCGAAGAGGTTGTCATTCCTGATCTCTCCAACGCCGAGACTGCTTTGGAGGTTCTGGGACTTAAGCGTGGCAAGGAAATTCGCGATGTCAGCTTCTCCGTCAAAAAAGGTGAGATCCTTGGTTTTGCTGGATTGATGGGTGCTGGACGCACCGAGGTTGCTCGCGCCATCTTTGGTGCAGATCCGCTGGATTCAGGTGAAATATCGGTTCATGGCAATGTCTGCAAAATCGGCTCTCCGTCTGATGCGGTTGCCCACGGCATTGGTTATCTGTCGGAAGACCGTAAGCATTTTGGTCTTGCTACGGGTATGGATGTCCGTGCCAATGTGGTGATGGCCTCGCTGTCTGAATTTACCGACAAGCTTGGGCGGCTTGACCAGGCTGCGATGAAAGAAGTGACGCAGGATTATATCCGCCAGCTCGATATCCGTACGCCGTCTGATATTCAGGAAGTGCGGCTTCTATCTGGTGGCAACCAGCAAAAAGTGGTTATCGCCAAATGGCTGTTACGCGATTGCGACATTCTCATTTTTGACGAACCAACCCGCGGCATTGATGTTGGAGCCAAATCCGAGATCTATAAGCTGCTGAATACCTTGGCTGAGCAGGGACGCGCCATCATCGTTATTTCTTCGGAACTACCCGAGGTGATGCGCCTGTCTCATCGAATTGCAGTGATGTGTGAAGGTCGCTTGACCGGCATTCTGTCTGGCGGCTCCAAAACAACTCAAGAAGATATCATGCACCTTGCCACCCAGCGCGAGGCAGCCATGCAACCAGTGGGAGAGGCCCCATGA
- a CDS encoding ABC transporter substrate-binding protein, with product MLNRRTLIGAVAATAILASSSFASAADKMYIPLISKGFQHQFWQAVKAGADKAADEFGVEITFEGPDNETMVDRQIDMLAAALAKKPTAIGFAALDSQAAIPLLRQAKEAGIPVIAFDSGVDSDIPLATASTDNVAAAALAADKMAELIGGKGQVAVVAHDQTSRTGIDRRDGFLNQIKAKHPGIEVVTVQYGGGDHLKSTELTKAILTANPDLKGIFGTNEGSAIGVANGVQEMGAKGITIIGYDSGKAQKEAIRSGLMAGAITQNPVGIGYETVKAAIEASKGKKVPSAIDTGFYYYDAKNMDNPEISAVLYD from the coding sequence ATGCTAAATAGACGTACACTGATCGGTGCCGTTGCAGCGACTGCCATTCTGGCAAGCAGCAGCTTCGCTTCAGCTGCTGACAAGATGTATATCCCGCTGATTTCAAAAGGCTTCCAGCATCAGTTCTGGCAAGCCGTGAAGGCAGGTGCTGACAAGGCTGCAGATGAGTTTGGTGTCGAGATCACTTTTGAAGGTCCTGATAACGAGACCATGGTGGATCGCCAGATCGATATGCTTGCAGCAGCTCTTGCGAAAAAGCCGACAGCTATCGGGTTTGCAGCTCTCGACAGTCAGGCAGCCATTCCACTTTTGCGTCAGGCGAAGGAAGCAGGCATCCCGGTGATTGCCTTTGATTCCGGCGTTGATAGCGATATCCCGCTTGCTACTGCGTCGACCGATAATGTTGCTGCTGCTGCACTGGCCGCTGACAAAATGGCTGAGCTGATTGGTGGTAAAGGTCAGGTTGCCGTTGTTGCCCATGATCAGACAAGTCGTACCGGGATCGACCGCCGTGATGGCTTCCTCAACCAGATCAAGGCCAAGCATCCGGGCATTGAAGTTGTGACCGTGCAATATGGTGGTGGTGACCATCTGAAGTCTACAGAATTGACCAAGGCGATCCTCACTGCCAATCCGGATCTTAAGGGTATTTTTGGTACCAATGAAGGTTCTGCTATCGGTGTTGCCAATGGCGTGCAGGAAATGGGTGCCAAGGGCATAACCATCATTGGCTATGATTCCGGTAAAGCTCAGAAAGAAGCCATTCGCTCCGGCCTGATGGCTGGTGCCATTACCCAGAACCCGGTCGGTATTGGCTATGAAACTGTCAAGGCTGCGATTGAAGCGTCCAAAGGCAAGAAGGTACCTTCTGCGATTGATACCGGTTTCTATTATTACGATGCCAAGAATATGGACAATCCAGAGATCTCTGCCGTTCTCTATGATTGA
- a CDS encoding Ldh family oxidoreductase, with protein MSDQIALDLEEAQELGLKVLRANGFNEAHARSIMDVIYRCQLDDCHSHGLYRLLICVNTVRAGLVDGNESVEISEPSPASIRVDAKNGYSLLAFETGLPHLIEKTKKNGVGLMAINNCFHFSALWPEVEKLSEAGLAAMAMVPSHAWVAPSGGTKGSLGTNPLAFSWPRGEKNPYTFDFATSAIARGEIELAKRAGHPLPEGAAIDEHGKPTIDPNEALKGAMLTFGGYKGSALSTMIELMAGPMIGDLTSLASLEKDGNQGGTPLHGEVIIAFDPKLLGGTDTATNTRLAEALFASISEQGARLPSQRRYAARARNLEAGTVTIPKQLHEDILVLL; from the coding sequence ATGAGCGATCAAATCGCCCTCGACCTTGAAGAAGCACAGGAGCTTGGTCTTAAGGTCTTGCGCGCTAATGGCTTCAACGAAGCCCACGCTAGATCGATCATGGACGTTATCTATCGCTGTCAATTGGATGACTGCCACTCTCACGGCCTCTATCGTCTCCTGATTTGTGTCAATACCGTCCGAGCGGGCCTTGTCGATGGGAACGAGAGCGTGGAAATAAGCGAACCGAGTCCTGCTTCAATCCGCGTGGATGCAAAGAATGGATATTCTCTTTTGGCGTTTGAGACCGGTCTTCCTCATCTGATTGAGAAAACAAAAAAGAATGGCGTCGGCCTGATGGCCATCAACAATTGTTTTCATTTCTCTGCCTTATGGCCGGAAGTAGAGAAGCTGTCCGAGGCAGGTCTTGCCGCGATGGCTATGGTTCCAAGCCATGCCTGGGTCGCACCTTCTGGTGGGACAAAGGGAAGCCTTGGCACCAATCCACTCGCCTTTTCCTGGCCGCGTGGCGAGAAAAATCCCTATACGTTCGACTTTGCCACAAGTGCCATTGCACGTGGCGAAATTGAGCTCGCAAAACGAGCTGGACATCCGCTTCCAGAAGGCGCCGCTATTGACGAGCATGGCAAGCCGACGATAGATCCCAATGAAGCCCTGAAAGGCGCAATGCTGACCTTTGGTGGTTACAAAGGCTCTGCCCTTTCCACCATGATCGAGCTGATGGCTGGCCCAATGATTGGAGATCTCACCAGCCTTGCCTCCCTTGAAAAGGATGGAAACCAAGGCGGCACACCATTGCATGGAGAGGTGATCATAGCTTTTGACCCCAAGCTTTTGGGTGGCACGGATACTGCCACCAATACCAGATTGGCCGAAGCCCTCTTCGCATCGATCTCGGAGCAGGGCGCACGTCTACCATCGCAACGACGCTATGCAGCACGTGCCCGCAATCTGGAAGCTGGTACAGTCACCATTCCAAAACAATTGCATGAAGACATTCTGGTGCTTCTCTGA
- a CDS encoding PLP-dependent aminotransferase family protein — MSDNEFEISWKPVIRKAEGPAYLAIANALEADIHAGTLMSGTRLPPQRALARFLALDFTTISRAYNEASKRGLVEGKVGQGTYVRGIEAKSSAPVTPGIVDMAMNQPPCFDDATLARRMKNGMIAAQNDKPHNFLFTYQIAGGTEPDREAGVHWLSSRISLLTRDRLIVCPGAQSALLALVNFLSSPGEVICAEELTYPGFRSLATQLGIILAPIAMDEAGILPASFEEICVKRKPAALYLTPTLHNPTTITLPLERRQAIANIARRYHVPIIEDDAYGALPKQSPKPLAELAPELTYHVSSLSKCLSPALRIAYLVAPDIRIANRIVGTLRATACMASPLTTAIATNWIEDGTADAVLNAIRQESEIRQRIAKDYLPKELVTTDSEGFHAWLKLPVPWTRSAFIQQLRNAGVSVVGSDAFSDNHQPEAVRLGFGAPHNHEDLKRSLQIITDFLKEEPALMNMIV, encoded by the coding sequence ATGAGTGACAACGAGTTTGAAATCAGCTGGAAACCAGTCATTCGCAAAGCGGAAGGACCCGCCTATCTTGCCATTGCAAATGCATTGGAAGCAGACATTCATGCAGGTACGCTGATGTCAGGCACTCGCCTGCCACCTCAACGCGCATTGGCACGTTTTTTGGCGCTGGATTTCACGACGATCAGTCGCGCCTATAATGAAGCCAGCAAGCGCGGGTTGGTTGAAGGCAAAGTAGGACAAGGGACTTATGTCAGGGGAATAGAAGCCAAATCATCTGCACCCGTTACACCCGGCATCGTCGACATGGCCATGAATCAACCACCTTGTTTTGATGATGCCACTCTTGCGCGGCGTATGAAGAACGGCATGATTGCCGCTCAGAATGACAAGCCCCACAACTTTCTCTTCACATATCAGATCGCTGGCGGTACTGAACCAGATCGAGAGGCAGGTGTCCATTGGCTCTCCTCCCGCATCAGTCTCCTGACCCGTGATCGCCTGATCGTTTGCCCGGGAGCACAAAGCGCATTGCTTGCTCTCGTCAATTTCCTTTCATCCCCCGGTGAGGTGATCTGCGCTGAAGAGTTGACTTACCCCGGCTTTCGTTCGCTGGCTACCCAATTAGGCATCATCCTTGCTCCCATTGCCATGGACGAAGCTGGCATACTCCCGGCATCCTTTGAGGAAATTTGCGTCAAACGGAAACCCGCCGCACTTTATCTCACACCCACTCTGCATAATCCAACAACCATCACACTTCCATTGGAGCGGCGGCAGGCTATTGCCAACATCGCCAGACGCTATCATGTGCCCATCATAGAAGATGACGCCTATGGCGCCCTTCCCAAGCAATCACCAAAGCCCTTGGCTGAGCTTGCACCAGAATTGACATATCATGTTTCCTCGCTATCAAAATGTCTGTCACCAGCCCTGCGCATTGCCTATCTGGTTGCACCAGACATTCGGATTGCCAATCGTATTGTAGGAACATTGCGAGCAACCGCTTGTATGGCGTCTCCATTGACAACAGCTATCGCAACAAACTGGATTGAAGATGGAACAGCAGACGCAGTCCTGAATGCCATCAGGCAGGAAAGCGAGATCCGTCAACGGATCGCAAAGGACTATTTGCCAAAGGAACTCGTTACCACCGATAGTGAAGGATTTCATGCCTGGCTCAAATTGCCAGTTCCGTGGACACGGAGTGCCTTTATCCAACAATTGCGCAATGCTGGCGTCAGTGTTGTAGGAAGCGACGCTTTTTCCGATAATCATCAACCAGAAGCCGTTCGGCTTGGCTTTGGTGCACCTCACAATCATGAGGATTTGAAACGCAGCTTGCAGATCATCACCGACTTCCTCAAAGAGGAACCAGCTCTGATGAATATGATTGTTTGA
- a CDS encoding ABC transporter permease translates to MTAVNATKRPSIFSHLIDTGAHQKMLAFASLVLLLVGFSIASPNFMQMSNMLAILQATSVNGVLAVAATLVIITGGIDLSVGTLMTFCAVIAGVILTKAGLPLPLGLIGAIGAGALCGLTSGTLVAKAKIPPFIATLGMMLVLKGLSLVISGTRPIYFNDTPGFDQIARGSLIGEIFPAFPVPNGVLILFLIAGAAAYILSRTVLGRYTFALGSNEESVRLSGVNTEAWKMGIYALAGGICGVAGILIASRLNSAQPALGLGYELEAIAAVVIGGTSLAGGRGTIMGTLIGALIMAVLTNGLRVLSVAQEWQTVVTGVIIILAVYADMVRKGKT, encoded by the coding sequence ATGACTGCAGTTAATGCAACCAAACGACCAAGCATCTTCTCTCATCTGATTGATACTGGAGCGCATCAAAAGATGCTTGCCTTTGCCAGTCTGGTGCTTTTGCTGGTGGGTTTCTCCATTGCATCACCAAACTTCATGCAAATGTCCAATATGCTGGCGATTTTGCAGGCAACGTCCGTGAATGGTGTGTTGGCCGTTGCAGCAACATTGGTGATCATCACCGGCGGGATTGATCTATCGGTTGGAACGCTGATGACCTTTTGTGCTGTGATTGCCGGGGTTATCCTGACCAAAGCGGGTTTGCCGCTGCCTTTGGGACTGATTGGGGCTATCGGGGCTGGTGCTTTATGTGGCCTGACGTCTGGCACTTTGGTCGCCAAGGCCAAGATCCCACCTTTCATTGCGACTCTTGGCATGATGCTGGTGCTCAAAGGCCTGTCATTGGTTATATCCGGCACTCGCCCGATCTATTTCAACGACACGCCGGGCTTTGATCAGATCGCCCGTGGTTCGCTGATTGGTGAAATTTTCCCGGCCTTTCCAGTACCAAATGGCGTGTTGATCCTGTTTCTGATTGCTGGCGCTGCTGCTTATATTCTCAGCCGTACCGTTCTTGGACGCTATACTTTTGCTCTTGGTTCCAACGAGGAATCCGTACGCCTCTCTGGCGTCAATACCGAAGCCTGGAAAATGGGTATCTATGCTCTGGCCGGAGGTATCTGTGGCGTGGCAGGTATCCTGATTGCCTCTCGCTTGAATTCCGCTCAGCCAGCTCTTGGTCTTGGCTATGAGCTGGAAGCCATCGCTGCTGTCGTGATCGGTGGCACATCACTTGCCGGTGGTCGTGGCACCATCATGGGAACCTTGATTGGTGCACTGATCATGGCGGTGCTGACCAACGGTCTGCGCGTGCTGTCAGTTGCCCAGGAATGGCAGACAGTGGTGACCGGCGTCATCATAATTCTGGCTGTCTATGCCGACATGGTGCGTAAAGGAAAGACCTGA
- a CDS encoding TetR family transcriptional regulator C-terminal domain-containing protein yields MARASNSKGKTRIQKEKTEQILSAALDIFSAYGFRGATIDQVAEKAGISKPNLLYYFDNKEAVHAELIKRLLYIWLDPLNQLNEEGEPVEEICAYVQRKLEMARDYPRESRLFANEILQGAPRIDTLISGTLKLMVDEKVSVIANWVATGKINDVDPHHLLFSIWSTTQHYADFDVQVRTLTGPKAKDRFEDASKYLDFLFRSALTPRS; encoded by the coding sequence ATGGCAAGAGCCTCAAATTCCAAAGGCAAAACGCGTATCCAGAAGGAAAAAACAGAGCAGATTCTTTCTGCTGCGCTGGATATTTTCTCTGCCTATGGTTTTCGTGGAGCAACAATTGATCAGGTGGCGGAAAAAGCCGGGATCTCCAAACCAAACCTTCTCTATTATTTCGACAATAAAGAAGCTGTCCATGCAGAGTTGATCAAGCGTCTTCTCTATATCTGGCTGGATCCTCTGAACCAGCTCAATGAAGAGGGTGAGCCTGTAGAAGAAATCTGTGCCTATGTTCAACGCAAGCTTGAGATGGCACGCGATTATCCGCGTGAGAGCCGCCTTTTTGCAAACGAAATCCTGCAAGGCGCCCCACGTATCGATACTCTGATATCAGGCACCTTGAAGCTGATGGTTGATGAAAAGGTCTCTGTCATTGCCAATTGGGTTGCAACAGGCAAAATCAATGATGTAGATCCTCATCATCTGCTCTTTTCAATCTGGTCCACAACACAGCATTATGCCGACTTTGATGTGCAGGTACGCACACTGACTGGCCCAAAAGCCAAAGACAGATTCGAAGATGCATCCAAATATCTGGATTTTCTGTTCAGAAGTGCTCTCACCCCTCGATCATGA
- the ccoG gene encoding cytochrome c oxidase accessory protein CcoG: MTAETHGAQTSSEILYEAAPKIYPQSVKGRFRSIKWAFMIFALGLYYGLPFIRWDRGPGVPDQAVLIDFPSSRFYFFFIEIWPTEFYYLTGLLIIASLALFLMNALAGRVWCGYMCPQTVWTDLFFAVERWIEGDRRVRMKNSKQPLTLKLIAQKTLKHVLWIVIGCMTGGAWILYFADAPTLTMSIFTGDAPMVAYVWIAILTSTTYILAGHMCEQVCLYMCPWPRIQAALTDEWALNVAYRVDRGEPRGSLKKMRTRLQQGEPAGDCIDCNQCVAVCPTGVDIRKGSQMGCIQCGLCIDACDTVMEKIGKPRGLIDYDTDINIQRHLEGKESIYKVIRPRTLIYVAMIIGISLIMLYALLNRSTVEAGITHDRNPIFVMLSDGSIRNDYTLRLGNKAEAATFEIALIKAPEGLTLTPTGFKSADPLSFTIPVKRDTTKEFRLSILAPKDNNRAPSEDIVFRITNKTNGETDEVQNFFRSR, from the coding sequence ATGACGGCCGAGACCCATGGAGCCCAGACCAGCTCAGAAATCCTCTATGAAGCGGCGCCCAAAATCTATCCGCAGAGTGTCAAAGGGCGATTTCGATCCATCAAATGGGCCTTCATGATTTTTGCCTTGGGGCTTTACTATGGCCTACCTTTCATTCGTTGGGATCGTGGTCCAGGCGTTCCCGATCAGGCCGTTCTCATCGATTTCCCCTCCAGTCGTTTCTATTTCTTCTTCATCGAAATCTGGCCGACTGAATTCTACTATCTCACAGGGCTTCTGATCATCGCCTCTCTGGCGCTATTCCTGATGAATGCGCTGGCAGGTCGTGTCTGGTGCGGTTACATGTGCCCCCAAACAGTCTGGACCGATCTGTTTTTTGCTGTCGAGAGATGGATAGAGGGTGATCGCCGCGTACGAATGAAGAATAGCAAACAGCCCCTCACCTTAAAGCTCATTGCGCAAAAGACCTTGAAACATGTCTTGTGGATCGTGATTGGTTGCATGACCGGTGGAGCATGGATCCTTTATTTTGCTGACGCGCCCACCCTAACCATGAGTATCTTTACCGGTGACGCGCCGATGGTAGCCTATGTCTGGATCGCCATTCTGACCTCCACCACCTACATTCTCGCCGGTCACATGTGCGAACAGGTCTGTCTCTATATGTGCCCCTGGCCACGTATTCAGGCAGCCCTGACTGACGAATGGGCCCTCAACGTCGCCTATCGGGTTGATCGTGGCGAACCACGTGGATCACTGAAGAAAATGCGCACCCGCTTGCAACAGGGAGAGCCAGCAGGCGATTGCATCGATTGCAATCAATGCGTTGCTGTTTGCCCAACTGGGGTGGATATTCGCAAAGGCTCACAAATGGGCTGCATCCAATGTGGTCTCTGCATTGATGCCTGCGATACCGTGATGGAAAAAATCGGCAAGCCACGTGGTCTCATCGACTATGACACCGACATCAATATCCAGCGCCATCTTGAAGGCAAGGAAAGTATCTACAAGGTCATTCGTCCTCGTACCCTCATCTATGTGGCCATGATCATCGGCATCAGCCTCATCATGCTCTATGCCCTCCTCAACCGGTCAACCGTTGAGGCAGGTATTACCCATGACAGAAATCCGATCTTTGTCATGTTGTCCGATGGCTCCATCCGAAATGACTACACTTTGCGTCTTGGCAACAAGGCAGAAGCTGCCACCTTCGAAATTGCACTGATAAAGGCTCCCGAAGGCCTGACCTTGACACCCACCGGTTTCAAAAGTGCAGATCCCCTAAGTTTCACAATCCCGGTCAAACGCGACACTACCAAGGAGTTTCGCCTCTCAATCCTCGCACCAAAAGACAATAATCGTGCACCGTCAGAAGATATTGTCTTCCGCATCACCAACAAAACAAATGGCGAGACCGATGAGGTTCAAAACTTCTTCCGATCACGATAA
- a CDS encoding glycerate kinase type-2 family protein: MTTKIETMRQQVREIFLAGVAAADPRNSVLSHLNDSPLNLADNGKLFIVAIGKAALGMAESALDHFESHPDVTAIAVTNYENHEALQQKLKNGRSGFSGTCYAAGHPVPDANGLIAAKSVKELVENADEKDFVLFLISGGGSALLPLPAIGLSLEDKMDVNTRLLASGADITQMNLVRQTLSAIKGGRLAACARPARMRSLILSDVIGDDLRVIASGPTIAPIGNNRQARQILEDLDLFDQLPMHVQAHLQQDDDHDGAAISENKSEAVLVGSNAGSVEAMMKHCKGVAKRIEIPLDGTVDEAALFIMQQVEDAKPGVPLLFGGETTVHLKGDGLGGRNQELALRVAMLMEQADYQGDWIFLSGGTDGRDGPTDAAGAIVDGGTLSRIREAGGNPQALLDNNDSYHALSMANDLLLTGATGTNVADLQIFLIS; encoded by the coding sequence ATGACAACTAAGATCGAAACAATGCGTCAGCAGGTACGTGAAATCTTTTTGGCTGGTGTTGCTGCTGCCGACCCGCGAAATTCGGTCCTTTCTCATTTGAACGATAGTCCGTTGAATTTGGCGGATAACGGCAAGCTTTTCATTGTAGCAATTGGTAAAGCAGCGCTTGGCATGGCGGAATCAGCTCTGGATCATTTTGAAAGCCATCCTGATGTGACGGCAATTGCTGTCACCAATTATGAAAATCACGAGGCCTTGCAGCAGAAACTCAAAAACGGCCGGTCAGGTTTTTCAGGGACTTGCTATGCGGCGGGACATCCTGTCCCCGATGCAAATGGATTGATTGCAGCAAAATCAGTGAAGGAGTTGGTGGAAAATGCTGATGAGAAGGATTTCGTATTGTTCCTGATCAGTGGTGGTGGTTCGGCTTTGTTGCCGCTGCCAGCCATTGGTCTCAGCCTTGAAGACAAGATGGACGTCAATACCCGACTGTTGGCATCGGGGGCTGATATCACCCAAATGAATTTGGTGCGGCAGACCCTTTCCGCAATCAAAGGTGGGCGTTTGGCAGCTTGCGCCAGGCCAGCGCGCATGCGCAGTCTCATTCTTTCTGATGTGATTGGTGATGATCTGAGAGTGATTGCCAGTGGCCCGACCATTGCACCGATCGGAAACAATCGACAGGCCCGACAAATTCTGGAAGATCTCGATCTGTTTGATCAATTGCCGATGCATGTCCAGGCGCATCTGCAACAAGATGATGATCACGATGGAGCGGCAATATCAGAAAACAAGAGTGAAGCAGTGCTCGTAGGCAGCAATGCCGGCTCTGTTGAAGCGATGATGAAACATTGTAAAGGCGTGGCCAAGAGGATCGAGATCCCCTTGGATGGGACGGTTGATGAGGCGGCACTCTTCATCATGCAACAGGTCGAGGATGCCAAACCCGGTGTCCCATTGCTTTTTGGCGGTGAAACCACCGTACATCTCAAGGGAGACGGGCTTGGCGGGCGCAATCAGGAACTTGCACTTCGTGTTGCGATGTTAATGGAACAGGCAGACTATCAGGGAGATTGGATTTTCCTGAGTGGTGGCACAGATGGTCGAGACGGACCAACTGATGCAGCAGGTGCGATTGTTGATGGCGGCACGCTTTCGCGTATTCGAGAGGCCGGAGGAAATCCGCAAGCCTTGCTTGACAACAATGATAGCTACCACGCACTTTCCATGGCCAATGATCTGTTGCTTACTGGTGCAACAGGAACCAATGTCGCTGATCTGCAGATTTTCCTGATCTCATGA